In the Drosophila biarmipes strain raj3 chromosome X, RU_DBia_V1.1, whole genome shotgun sequence genome, one interval contains:
- the LOC108027629 gene encoding ryncolin-2 encodes MALEALVTALACLSTATNSTSNLPGKHFSVIMRNSAQPFLLAENDTASCPVSTLGGLALRVQSMTDELESLKTELNELQGLIEEYKTKGAGVPITTRLLRPLPPSVQTFPLPLATPADDTPRNCHDEKHGQVRIRIAPDVEPFFASCDQKVRGGGWMVIAYRYDGSQEFNKDWQDYKTGFGALNAEFFIGLDKLHRLTNSEHHELLIIMRNKNGEERFALYDHFSIGSESEKYLLYVLGAYKGDAGDSLRYHAGKKFTTYDQDNDDNGQNCARTHAGAWWYGRECFESNLFGTFQSKYGQEIGYFKGILWKTFLPGPTGSLSYVRMLIRPLRNS; translated from the exons ATGGCGCTGGAGGCGCTCGTCACGGCTTTGGCCTGCCTCAGCACCGCCACAAATTCCACGAGCAACTTGCCAGGAAAGCACTTCTCCGTGATAATGAGAAACTCGGCTCAGCCCTTTCTCCTGGCTGAAAAT GATACTGCTAGCTGTCCTGTAAGCACCTTGGGTGGGCTGGCACTTCG CGTACAATCCATGACTGATGAACTGGAGTCCCTGAAAACTGAGCTAAATGAACTGCAGGGCTTGATAGAGGAATATAAAACAAAGGGAGCTGGAGTTCCCATCACAACCCGATT ACTACGCCCGCTACCACCCAGTGTCCAGACCTTCCCCCTGCCCCTGGCCACACCCGCCGACGACACGCCGAGGAACTGCCACGACGAGAAGCACGGCCAGGTGAGGATCCGAATCGCCCCGGACGTGGAGCCCTTTTTCGCCAGCTGCGACCAGAAGGTGCGGGGCGGCGGCTGGATGGTGATCGCCTACAGGTACGACGGCAGCCAGGAGTTCAACAAGGACTGGCAGGACTACAAGACCGGCTTCGGGGCCCTCAACGCGGAGTTCTTCATCGGCCTGGACAAGCTGCACCGCCTGACGAACAGCGAGCACCACGAGCTGCTCATCATCATGAGGAACAAGAACGGCGAGGAGCGCTTCGCCCTGTACGACCACTTCAGTATTGGCAGCGAGTCGGAGAAGTATCTTCTGTACGTCCTCGGAGCCTACAAGGGCGATGCCGGGGACTCGCTGCGCTATCATGCGGGCAAGAAGTTCACCACCTACGACCAGGACAACGACGACAATGGGCAGAACTGCGCCAGGACCCACGCAGGAGCCTGGTGGTACGGAAGGGAGTGTTTTGAGAG CAACCTCTTCGGCACGTTCCAGTCGAAGTACGGCCAGGAGATCGGCTACTTCAAGGGCATCCTGTGGAAGACCTTCCTGCCAGGACCCACTGGCTCCCTCAGCTACGTCCGTATGCTCATCCGACCGCTGAGGAACTCGTAG
- the LOC108027598 gene encoding microfibril-associated glycoprotein 4 isoform X2 — MSQMLQLDALVMAMACLSTTQTDLGGGLMVPPSLENASSSSCPVSALSGLTTRMQSLTRDIASVKEQIGSLQEQLADLRRTGGPPVGALAASPHALGSRFLDLEPQLLAAGGAPSTPANCLKQQHGVVRIRPRANVEPFFVFCHQKVRGGGWTMVVNRYDGSEDFNRKWADYQIGFGPLTTEFFIGLDKLHQITSSDNYELLVQLQNRKQDLRYALYDHFSIGSESEQYRLNVLGKYQGEAADALRQHTGKKFSTQDRDNDESEQNCAALQSGAFWYGSSCNLSNPFGLYQRLLERDVDGFKGILWRGFLDGPKGSLKIVRMLVRPRAAS; from the exons ATGTCGCAGATGCTCCAGCTGGACGCCTTGGTCATGGCCATGGCCTGTCTGTCCACCACGCAAACGGATCTGGGCGGCGGTCTGATGGTGCCGCCCTCTCTGGAAAATGCG AGCTCCAGCAGCTGTCCAGTGTCGGCCTTGAGTGGCCTGACCACCCGGATGCAGTCGCTGACGCGGGACATAGCCAGTGTGAAGGAGCAGATAGGCAGCCTGCAGGAGCAGCTGGCGGACCTCCGGAGGACGGGCGGTCCGCCAGTGGGGGCCCTCGCCGCCTCGCCCCACGCCCTGGGCTCGCGATT CCTGGACCTCGAGCCGCAACTCCTGGCCGCCGGCGGGGCACCCAGCACTCCGGCGAACTGCCTGAAACAGCAGCACGGCGTGGTCCGCATCCGACCGCGGGCGAATGTGGAGCCCTTCTTCGTGTTCTGCCACCAGAAGGTCAGGGGCGGCGGCTGGACCATGGTGGTCAACCGGTACGACGGCAGCGAGGACTTCAACCGCAAGTGGGCCGACTACCAGATCGGCTTCGGGCCCCTGACCACCGAGTTCTTCATCGGCCTGGACAAGCTGCACCAGATCACCAGCAGCGACAACTACGAGCTCCTGGTCCAGCTGCAGAACCGGAAGCAGGACCTGCGCTACGCCCTCTACGACCACTTCAGCATCGGCAGTGAGTCGGAGCAGTACCGCCTGAATGTCCTGGGAAAGTACCAGGGCGAGGCGGCCGACGCACTGCGTCAGCACACGGGCAAGAAGTTCAGCACCCAGGACCGGGACAACGATGAGAGCGAGCAGAACTGTGCGGCCTTGCAGTCGGGGGCCTTCTGGTACGGCAGCTCCTGCAACCTCAG CAACCCCTTTGGCCTCTACCAACGCCTCCTCGAGCGAGATGTGGATGGTTTTAAGGGCATTTTGTGGCGCGGCTTCCTGGATGGACCCAAGGGGTCTCTGAAAATCGTCCGCATGCTGGTTCGACCCCGCGCTGCttcataa
- the LOC108027598 gene encoding microfibril-associated glycoprotein 4 isoform X1 codes for MSQMLQLDALVMAMACLSTTQTDLGGGLMVPPSLENASSSSCPVSALSGLTTRMQSLTRDIASVKEQIGSLQEQLADLRRTGGPPVGALAASPHALGSRLPLHLDSLDLEPQLLAAGGAPSTPANCLKQQHGVVRIRPRANVEPFFVFCHQKVRGGGWTMVVNRYDGSEDFNRKWADYQIGFGPLTTEFFIGLDKLHQITSSDNYELLVQLQNRKQDLRYALYDHFSIGSESEQYRLNVLGKYQGEAADALRQHTGKKFSTQDRDNDESEQNCAALQSGAFWYGSSCNLSNPFGLYQRLLERDVDGFKGILWRGFLDGPKGSLKIVRMLVRPRAAS; via the exons ATGTCGCAGATGCTCCAGCTGGACGCCTTGGTCATGGCCATGGCCTGTCTGTCCACCACGCAAACGGATCTGGGCGGCGGTCTGATGGTGCCGCCCTCTCTGGAAAATGCG AGCTCCAGCAGCTGTCCAGTGTCGGCCTTGAGTGGCCTGACCACCCGGATGCAGTCGCTGACGCGGGACATAGCCAGTGTGAAGGAGCAGATAGGCAGCCTGCAGGAGCAGCTGGCGGACCTCCGGAGGACGGGCGGTCCGCCAGTGGGGGCCCTCGCCGCCTCGCCCCACGCCCTGGGCTCGCGATT ACCTCTCCACCTCGACAGCCTGGACCTCGAGCCGCAACTCCTGGCCGCCGGCGGGGCACCCAGCACTCCGGCGAACTGCCTGAAACAGCAGCACGGCGTGGTCCGCATCCGACCGCGGGCGAATGTGGAGCCCTTCTTCGTGTTCTGCCACCAGAAGGTCAGGGGCGGCGGCTGGACCATGGTGGTCAACCGGTACGACGGCAGCGAGGACTTCAACCGCAAGTGGGCCGACTACCAGATCGGCTTCGGGCCCCTGACCACCGAGTTCTTCATCGGCCTGGACAAGCTGCACCAGATCACCAGCAGCGACAACTACGAGCTCCTGGTCCAGCTGCAGAACCGGAAGCAGGACCTGCGCTACGCCCTCTACGACCACTTCAGCATCGGCAGTGAGTCGGAGCAGTACCGCCTGAATGTCCTGGGAAAGTACCAGGGCGAGGCGGCCGACGCACTGCGTCAGCACACGGGCAAGAAGTTCAGCACCCAGGACCGGGACAACGATGAGAGCGAGCAGAACTGTGCGGCCTTGCAGTCGGGGGCCTTCTGGTACGGCAGCTCCTGCAACCTCAG CAACCCCTTTGGCCTCTACCAACGCCTCCTCGAGCGAGATGTGGATGGTTTTAAGGGCATTTTGTGGCGCGGCTTCCTGGATGGACCCAAGGGGTCTCTGAAAATCGTCCGCATGCTGGTTCGACCCCGCGCTGCttcataa